A genomic stretch from Shewanella woodyi ATCC 51908 includes:
- the fliR gene encoding flagellar biosynthetic protein FliR, whose protein sequence is MEILMGTLMDAIASYMWPLFRVASMLMAMAIVGANTTPVRIRLLLSMTITFAIAPVLPPMENVDLFSLSSGFIIFQQIIIGVAMGFVTLLVMQTFVLTGQIIGMQTSLGFASMVDPSSGQQTPVIGNFFLLLTTMIFLAVDGHLVLIRMLVVSFDTIPISDQGISIASYKLLAEWGAYMFGAALTMSMTAIVALLMINLSFGVMTRASPQLNIFAIGFPVTMVTGLFILWLTLTPIMEHFGAVWRDAQLLLCDIVELQCNVDGRF, encoded by the coding sequence ATGGAGATATTAATGGGGACCTTAATGGATGCTATTGCATCCTATATGTGGCCATTATTCCGTGTCGCCAGTATGTTGATGGCAATGGCAATTGTCGGTGCCAATACAACTCCGGTTCGAATACGACTGCTGCTCTCGATGACAATTACATTTGCCATCGCCCCAGTGCTTCCTCCCATGGAGAACGTTGATCTATTTTCTCTCTCATCAGGCTTTATTATTTTTCAGCAGATAATCATTGGCGTGGCAATGGGGTTTGTGACTTTATTGGTTATGCAAACTTTTGTTCTAACGGGTCAAATAATTGGTATGCAGACAAGTTTAGGTTTTGCGTCCATGGTTGATCCCTCATCCGGTCAGCAAACACCTGTGATTGGTAACTTCTTTTTGCTGCTCACAACCATGATATTTTTAGCTGTCGATGGCCATTTAGTCTTAATTCGTATGTTGGTTGTTAGCTTTGATACTATTCCCATTTCCGACCAAGGGATCAGTATTGCAAGTTATAAGCTATTAGCGGAGTGGGGGGCATATATGTTTGGAGCAGCCTTAACGATGTCGATGACGGCCATTGTAGCCCTGCTTATGATTAACCTCTCATTTGGCGTTATGACACGGGCATCCCCACAGCTGAACATCTTTGCCATCGGTTTCCCAGTTACTATGGTTACAGGTTTATTTATTCTATGGTTAACCTTAACACCTATTATGGAGCACTTTGGCGCAGTATGGCGCGATGCACAGCTGCTTTTATGTGACATCGTTGAACTTCAATGCAATGTCGATGGAAGGTTTTAA
- the cheY gene encoding chemotaxis response regulator CheY, which translates to MDKNMKILVVDDFSTMRRIIKNLLRDLGFNNTQEADDGSTALPMLQKGDFDFVVTDWNMPGMQGIDLLKAIRADDELKNIPVLMVTAEAKREQIIAAAQAGVNGYVVKPFTAATLKEKLDKIFERLG; encoded by the coding sequence TTGGACAAGAATATGAAGATTCTCGTTGTTGACGACTTCTCAACAATGAGGCGTATCATCAAGAACTTGTTAAGGGACTTGGGTTTTAACAACACTCAGGAAGCTGATGACGGTTCCACAGCATTACCTATGCTGCAAAAAGGCGATTTTGATTTTGTCGTTACCGATTGGAATATGCCAGGAATGCAAGGTATTGATCTATTGAAGGCCATTCGTGCTGACGATGAATTAAAAAATATTCCTGTATTAATGGTGACTGCTGAAGCTAAGAGAGAGCAGATCATTGCAGCGGCGCAAGCTGGTGTTAATGGTTATGTTGTCAAGCCGTTTACAGCTGCAACATTGAAAGAGAAGTTAGACAAAATTTTCGAACGACTCGGTTAA
- a CDS encoding protein phosphatase CheZ, which yields MQATTSGLISLEQASKLVDLLTQGEQEQADDLVREIATPIQKELFDEVGRLTRQLHSAIVDFQVDDRLVTLASTEIPDAKERLNYVIDMTEQAANKTMDAVEECLPLADVLTTNIQSVKPKWAKLMKRDIELTEFKKLCHDVEQFVEQSEQDSIRLKELLNQILLAQDFQDLTGQIIRRVIDLVREVENNLVSMLTVFGEQSSVDSSPTSETGIEAEGPIVNAEEREDVVAGQDEVDDLLSSLGF from the coding sequence ATGCAGGCTACTACTTCGGGGTTAATCTCACTAGAACAAGCTAGCAAACTTGTAGACCTGCTTACTCAGGGTGAGCAGGAGCAAGCCGATGACTTGGTCAGAGAAATTGCAACACCTATCCAGAAAGAACTATTCGATGAGGTTGGAAGACTAACTCGACAGCTACACAGCGCTATTGTTGATTTTCAAGTTGATGACAGACTGGTGACTTTAGCGAGCACTGAGATCCCTGATGCTAAAGAGCGTTTAAATTATGTCATCGATATGACAGAGCAAGCTGCTAATAAAACCATGGATGCTGTTGAAGAGTGTTTACCTCTTGCCGATGTGCTAACTACAAATATTCAGTCGGTTAAGCCTAAATGGGCGAAACTGATGAAGCGAGATATTGAACTGACTGAATTTAAAAAACTATGTCACGATGTTGAGCAATTCGTTGAGCAGAGTGAGCAGGATTCTATACGCCTCAAAGAGCTATTAAATCAAATATTGTTGGCCCAAGATTTTCAAGATTTGACGGGGCAGATTATCCGCAGGGTGATCGATTTAGTTCGAGAAGTAGAGAACAATTTAGTTTCTATGTTGACCGTATTTGGTGAGCAGTCTTCTGTCGATAGTTCACCTACGTCGGAGACTGGCATTGAAGCTGAAGGACCGATAGTGAACGCAGAGGAACGAGAAGATGTCGTAGCTGGTCAAGATGAAGTTGATGATCTGCTATCGAGTCTAGGTTTCTAA
- a CDS encoding MinD/ParA family protein translates to MTRDQASGLRMMNQPYNDKVKVIAVSGGKGGVGKTSVSINTAVALAEKGKRVLVLDADLGLANVDIMLGLRAERNLSHVLSGDVELDDIIVRGPKGIGIIPATSGTQAMVELSSAQHAGLIRAFSEMRTQFDVLIVDTAAGISDMVLSFSRASQDVLVVVCDEPTSITDAYALIKILSREHGVFRFKIVANMVRSLREGMELFAKLSKVTDRFLDVALELVATIPFDENLRKSVRKQKLVVEAFPKSPATIAYHGLANKIISWPIPQQPGGHLEFFVERLVQKPEYQEDRASE, encoded by the coding sequence ATGACTCGGGATCAAGCAAGTGGTTTACGTATGATGAATCAACCATATAACGATAAAGTAAAAGTAATAGCGGTTTCTGGTGGTAAGGGTGGCGTTGGTAAAACCAGTGTGTCAATTAACACGGCTGTTGCATTGGCAGAGAAAGGTAAGCGGGTTTTAGTTTTAGATGCGGATTTAGGACTAGCTAACGTTGATATTATGCTTGGGCTTCGTGCTGAGCGTAACTTATCTCATGTATTATCCGGCGATGTTGAGCTGGATGATATCATTGTGCGTGGCCCTAAAGGCATTGGAATCATTCCTGCGACCTCTGGTACCCAAGCAATGGTGGAACTCTCTTCTGCTCAGCACGCTGGGCTTATTCGTGCATTTAGTGAGATGCGCACTCAGTTTGATGTCTTGATTGTCGATACTGCGGCTGGGATCTCAGATATGGTGTTGAGCTTCTCCCGTGCATCGCAAGATGTATTGGTCGTTGTGTGCGATGAACCCACCTCTATCACTGATGCCTATGCGCTTATTAAAATACTAAGTCGAGAGCATGGCGTCTTTCGTTTTAAAATAGTTGCAAATATGGTGCGAAGTTTACGGGAAGGTATGGAACTCTTTGCTAAGCTTAGTAAAGTTACAGATCGTTTCTTAGATGTCGCATTAGAATTGGTCGCTACAATTCCTTTCGATGAAAACTTGCGAAAATCTGTACGTAAGCAAAAATTGGTTGTAGAAGCGTTTCCAAAGTCGCCTGCCACCATCGCTTACCATGGCTTAGCAAATAAGATTATTAGCTGGCCTATTCCTCAACAACCAGGAGGACATTTAGAGTTCTTTGTTGAGCGATTAGTGCAGAAGCCTGAGTATCAAGAGGACAGAGCGAGTGAGTAA
- a CDS encoding RNA polymerase sigma factor FliA has product MSKTAAYTCLDNKASIVEQYAPLVKKIAHHLLARLPASVQIDDLLQAGMMGLLEASTNFDGSKGAKFETFAGIRIRGSMLDEIRRGDWVPRSVHRNQRRVAQVIDELEQELGRDAKDTEIAQRLDISLNEYHHILNDVSVGKVVGIEDLGVSLDVVGQAEERKDDTFESIADVEFHTALVEAIKLLPERDGLVLSLYYDEALNLKEIGSILEVSESRVSQILSQAMLRLKAKLKHWTNNKIT; this is encoded by the coding sequence GTGAGTAAAACCGCTGCGTATACTTGTTTAGATAATAAAGCTTCAATCGTTGAACAGTATGCTCCATTGGTTAAAAAGATTGCTCACCATCTTTTAGCACGCTTACCAGCGTCAGTTCAAATTGATGACCTGTTACAGGCTGGAATGATGGGTTTGCTCGAAGCTTCTACGAATTTTGATGGCAGTAAAGGCGCAAAGTTCGAAACCTTTGCTGGAATACGGATCCGTGGCTCTATGCTTGATGAGATACGCCGTGGGGACTGGGTTCCAAGGTCGGTACATCGAAACCAGAGACGTGTTGCTCAAGTTATCGATGAGTTAGAACAAGAGCTTGGAAGAGATGCAAAAGACACTGAAATTGCTCAAAGACTTGATATATCGCTAAATGAGTACCACCATATTCTTAATGATGTTTCAGTTGGAAAGGTGGTTGGAATTGAAGATTTAGGTGTGTCACTTGATGTTGTAGGTCAAGCAGAGGAGCGAAAGGATGACACTTTTGAATCGATTGCAGATGTTGAGTTTCATACAGCCTTGGTTGAAGCGATCAAGCTTCTACCAGAAAGAGATGGATTAGTTTTATCGCTTTATTATGATGAAGCGTTAAATTTAAAAGAAATTGGGTCCATTCTTGAAGTTAGTGAGTCCCGAGTTAGCCAGATACTAAGTCAGGCAATGCTCAGACTAAAAGCTAAACTTAAGCATTGGACAAATAATAAGATCACGTAA
- the flhB gene encoding flagellar biosynthesis protein FlhB, translating into MAENDSSQEKTEEATPRRREQAREKGQVARSKELGTSAVLLASAVGFVMAGPGIAKALASIMTNLFTIDRAQVFDTNEMFLIWKFIGLELAFPILSLIAFLAVVSFIGNIVLGGITFSVKAFMPKPDKMSPVKGFKRMFGVQALVELTKGIAKFSVVALAAYFLLSFYFDDILALSREHLPGNVYHSLDLLAWMFILLCSSTLLIVVIDVPFQIWNHNKQLKMTKQEIKDEYKDTEGKPEVKGKVRQMQREMAQRRMMSEVPNADVIVVNPEHYAVAVKYDVMKSTAPYVLAKGVDDVAFKIREIAREHEIAIVSAPPLARAIYHTTKIEQEIPEGLFTAVAQVLAYVFQLRQYQQKGGRKPTPIPVNQPIPDELKH; encoded by the coding sequence ATGGCTGAAAACGACAGTAGCCAAGAGAAAACCGAAGAGGCAACTCCCAGGCGCAGGGAGCAAGCGCGAGAAAAAGGTCAGGTTGCCCGTTCAAAAGAGTTAGGTACCTCAGCGGTTCTCCTCGCTTCAGCTGTTGGTTTTGTCATGGCAGGTCCAGGCATTGCAAAAGCATTAGCGTCAATTATGACGAATCTATTTACCATTGATAGAGCGCAAGTATTTGATACAAATGAGATGTTCCTTATATGGAAGTTTATTGGGCTTGAATTAGCATTCCCTATCTTAAGTTTGATAGCCTTTCTAGCGGTAGTATCATTTATTGGTAACATTGTCCTCGGTGGGATCACTTTTTCGGTCAAAGCATTTATGCCTAAACCTGATAAAATGAGCCCTGTCAAGGGGTTTAAGAGAATGTTTGGTGTACAGGCCTTGGTTGAATTAACTAAAGGTATTGCTAAGTTTTCGGTCGTTGCCTTAGCGGCTTACTTTCTGCTCAGCTTCTATTTCGATGATATTCTAGCGCTCTCTCGTGAGCACCTTCCTGGTAATGTTTATCACTCTTTAGATTTACTTGCATGGATGTTTATACTGCTCTGCTCCTCAACCTTGCTCATTGTGGTTATCGATGTTCCATTTCAGATCTGGAATCACAATAAGCAGCTTAAAATGACCAAACAGGAGATTAAAGATGAGTACAAAGACACCGAAGGGAAACCTGAAGTTAAAGGAAAAGTAAGACAGATGCAGAGGGAGATGGCGCAAAGGCGAATGATGAGTGAAGTGCCGAACGCCGATGTTATCGTGGTCAACCCGGAGCATTACGCTGTGGCAGTAAAATATGATGTAATGAAGTCTACTGCCCCTTATGTGTTAGCCAAAGGGGTTGATGATGTCGCATTTAAAATTAGAGAGATAGCAAGAGAACATGAGATTGCTATTGTATCTGCTCCCCCTTTAGCCCGTGCGATTTACCATACGACGAAAATAGAGCAAGAGATCCCTGAAGGGTTATTTACTGCTGTGGCTCAGGTGTTAGCCTATGTATTTCAGCTTCGCCAATATCAACAAAAGGGTGGCAGAAAGCCGACTCCCATTCCCGTCAACCAGCCCATTCCTGATGAGTTAAAACATTAA
- a CDS encoding chemotaxis protein CheA, protein MSFDVDEEILQDFLIEAGEILELLSEQLVTLENNPEDTELLNAIFRGFHTVKGGAGFLSLNPMVDICHEAENTFDLLRTGKRDVSAELMDIILHAVDAINSMFAQTQAGEEQDSADPDLLANLKLLSAGKLLPNEGGADAAEESSETDNSAAEVVEEPVQGEPEVDSDQGIDLFDEEPASGDDSSIDEIDESEFEALLDALHGSANGADKSSAEQATESSSNDDITDDEFESLLDNLHGSGKFKANEQAAKVEETPPPPVDSDDISDDEFEKLLDELHGSGSPKNVSEPAPAAVEKKAKPEKVVPTEPVPKDVPVPKAAPAPKAKAAPKAAGANKPAATNMPQAETTVRVDTARLDQIMNMVGELVLVRNRLLSLGIARDDEEMSKALANLDLVTADLQGAVMKTRMQPIKKVFGRFPRVVRDLARTLKKEIDLNMIGEDTDLDKNLVEALADPLVHLVRNSVDHGIEMPDVREETGKSRTGTITLSASQEGDHILLKIEDDGAGMDPVKLKEIAISRGVLDEDAASRMSDTEAYNLIFAPGFSTKVEISDISGRGVGMDVVKTRIAQLNGTIHIDSMKGKGTVLEIKVPLTLAIMPTLMVEVATQVFALPLSSVSEIFHLDLTKTNIVDGQLTVIVRQKAVPLFYLEHWLSRDPSALVHGDKEHGHVVIVQLGTRQIGFVVDSLIGQEEVVIKPLGTLLHGTPGMAGATITSDGGIALILDIPGLLSNYAKK, encoded by the coding sequence ATGTCATTTGATGTTGATGAAGAGATACTGCAGGACTTTTTGATAGAAGCGGGTGAGATTTTAGAGCTTTTATCAGAACAGTTGGTCACTTTGGAGAATAATCCAGAGGATACGGAACTGCTAAATGCCATTTTCCGTGGGTTTCATACGGTCAAAGGGGGGGCTGGCTTTCTCAGTTTGAACCCTATGGTCGATATATGCCATGAAGCTGAAAATACGTTTGACCTGCTTCGTACAGGTAAGCGTGATGTTTCTGCGGAATTGATGGATATTATTTTGCATGCTGTCGATGCCATCAACTCAATGTTTGCTCAAACGCAGGCTGGTGAGGAACAAGACTCTGCCGATCCTGATCTTCTTGCTAATTTGAAACTACTCAGTGCGGGTAAGTTGCTACCCAATGAAGGTGGGGCTGATGCCGCCGAAGAGAGTTCTGAAACTGATAACTCTGCAGCCGAGGTTGTCGAAGAACCTGTTCAAGGTGAACCTGAAGTAGATTCTGATCAAGGCATCGATCTATTTGATGAAGAACCAGCCTCAGGCGATGATAGTAGTATTGATGAAATTGATGAATCTGAATTTGAAGCACTGCTTGATGCCCTTCATGGAAGTGCAAATGGTGCAGATAAATCTTCAGCAGAGCAAGCAACCGAATCAAGTTCAAATGATGATATTACTGATGATGAATTTGAATCGTTACTAGATAACCTCCATGGGTCTGGCAAATTTAAAGCTAATGAACAAGCTGCTAAAGTGGAGGAAACTCCGCCACCTCCAGTTGATTCTGATGACATTTCAGATGATGAATTTGAAAAGTTGCTTGATGAATTACATGGTTCCGGTTCACCCAAAAACGTTAGTGAGCCAGCTCCTGCTGCGGTAGAGAAGAAAGCTAAGCCTGAAAAAGTTGTACCCACAGAGCCTGTACCTAAAGATGTTCCAGTTCCCAAAGCCGCGCCAGCTCCTAAAGCTAAGGCTGCACCTAAAGCTGCTGGGGCTAATAAACCTGCAGCTACCAATATGCCTCAGGCTGAAACGACGGTGAGGGTTGATACAGCTCGTCTCGATCAGATTATGAACATGGTTGGTGAGCTCGTGTTAGTGAGAAATAGATTGCTTAGTCTTGGCATCGCCCGTGATGATGAGGAGATGTCTAAAGCTTTGGCAAATCTCGACCTGGTGACAGCCGATCTGCAGGGCGCGGTCATGAAGACTCGTATGCAGCCAATCAAGAAGGTATTTGGCCGCTTCCCTCGTGTTGTCAGAGACTTGGCTCGTACACTGAAAAAAGAGATTGATCTTAATATGATCGGTGAAGATACCGATCTAGATAAAAACCTTGTAGAAGCCTTAGCAGATCCATTGGTCCACTTAGTGAGAAACTCTGTTGACCACGGTATTGAGATGCCAGATGTGCGAGAGGAGACTGGAAAATCCAGAACCGGTACGATTACCTTATCTGCAAGTCAGGAAGGCGATCATATCCTGCTTAAGATTGAGGATGATGGCGCTGGAATGGACCCCGTAAAGCTGAAAGAGATTGCAATCAGTCGTGGGGTGTTGGATGAAGATGCTGCATCACGTATGTCAGATACAGAAGCTTATAATTTGATTTTTGCTCCTGGTTTTTCTACCAAGGTTGAAATTTCAGATATCTCAGGTCGTGGCGTTGGCATGGACGTGGTTAAAACACGTATTGCCCAACTTAATGGTACGATTCATATCGACTCCATGAAAGGGAAAGGCACGGTATTAGAGATCAAGGTTCCGCTTACGCTTGCTATTATGCCTACATTAATGGTTGAGGTCGCTACACAGGTTTTCGCCTTGCCTTTATCGAGTGTGAGTGAGATCTTCCATTTAGATTTAACTAAAACAAATATTGTTGATGGTCAGTTGACCGTCATTGTTAGGCAAAAAGCGGTGCCACTGTTTTATTTAGAACACTGGTTGAGCCGAGACCCAAGTGCATTGGTGCACGGGGATAAAGAGCACGGACATGTTGTTATTGTTCAGTTAGGTACCAGACAGATAGGTTTTGTGGTTGACTCTTTGATCGGCCAAGAAGAGGTGGTGATTAAGCCTCTAGGTACCTTGTTGCATGGCACTCCAGGAATGGCTGGTGCAACAATTACATCCGATGGCGGAATAGCTCTTATTCTTGATATTCCTGGTTTATTAAGTAATTACGCAAAAAAATAA
- a CDS encoding flagellar biosynthetic protein FliQ, with protein sequence MSPESLVDIFREALSVIVTIVSLIILPGLVIGLIVAVFQAATSINEQTLSFLPRLLTTLFALMFLGHTLIQTMMEFFFEMVNMIPQVIG encoded by the coding sequence ATGAGTCCAGAATCACTGGTTGATATTTTCCGTGAAGCCTTATCTGTCATCGTTACTATTGTTTCGTTGATCATCTTACCTGGCCTAGTTATTGGTCTTATTGTGGCGGTTTTTCAGGCTGCAACCTCTATTAACGAACAAACATTAAGTTTTTTACCTCGTCTATTAACGACACTATTTGCGCTTATGTTTCTGGGACATACATTGATTCAAACTATGATGGAGTTCTTCTTTGAAATGGTGAATATGATCCCGCAGGTGATTGGCTAA
- the flhA gene encoding flagellar biosynthesis protein FlhA — MDVKASLGQFKNIKPAHFKGVGTPLLVLAALAMIVLPIPAFLLDILFSFNISLALVILLVAIYTDRPLDFAAFPSVLLVATLLRLALNVASTRVVLLEGHNGGDAAGKVIEAFGSVVIGGNYAVGLVVFLILIIINFAVVTKGAGRISEVSARFTLDAMPGKQMAIDADLNAGVLNQDQARIRRAEVTKEADFYGAMDGASKFVKGDAIAGIMILVINILGGFVIGMVQHDLDFSTAVEIYTLLTIGDGLVAQIPGLLLSIAAALMVTRQNESGDMGQMMMSQMFDSPKSIAIASGVLLIMGIVPGMPHFAFISFGIITASIAYFLYRKQESKRAHALELAQKSPAETADAKPKELSWDDVQHVDTIGLEVGYRLIPLVDKGQGGELLGRIKGVRKKLSQELGFLVPAVHIRDNLDLSPNSYRISLMGVASGEADIRHDCELAINPGQVYGKLDGVETTDPAFGLEAVWIAPELREHAQSLGYTVVDAATVVATHLSQLLTNNAAKLLGYEEVQQLMDMLKKHSPKLVDGFIPDVMPLGTVVKVMQNLLNEGVSIRDLKTIVQTLLEYGPKSADTEVLTAAVRISLKRMIVQEISGPETEIPVITLAPELEQMLHQSMQATGGEGPNIEPSLAERMQKSLEDASQRQEMIGQPAILLTSGMLRSTLSRFVKHTIPNLRVISYQEVPDEKQIRIVSAVGQ; from the coding sequence ATGGATGTTAAAGCAAGCCTAGGTCAGTTTAAAAATATTAAACCTGCTCATTTTAAAGGGGTGGGGACTCCGTTACTTGTGCTGGCAGCCTTGGCGATGATTGTGTTGCCAATACCTGCATTTCTGCTTGATATCCTGTTTTCTTTTAATATCTCATTAGCATTAGTTATTTTACTTGTGGCTATCTATACGGATAGGCCGTTAGATTTTGCCGCTTTCCCTAGTGTTCTGTTGGTTGCGACCCTATTGCGGTTAGCGCTTAATGTGGCTTCGACTCGAGTGGTGTTACTTGAAGGGCATAATGGTGGCGATGCTGCTGGTAAAGTGATTGAAGCCTTTGGTTCAGTGGTCATTGGCGGTAACTACGCCGTCGGACTGGTTGTATTTTTAATCCTCATTATCATCAACTTTGCCGTTGTAACAAAAGGTGCTGGTCGAATTTCAGAGGTGAGTGCTCGCTTTACCTTGGATGCTATGCCGGGCAAGCAGATGGCCATTGATGCCGATCTAAATGCGGGTGTGCTCAATCAAGACCAAGCCAGAATAAGACGTGCTGAAGTGACAAAAGAAGCCGATTTTTATGGTGCAATGGATGGTGCTTCTAAATTTGTAAAAGGTGATGCCATAGCGGGGATAATGATCTTAGTGATTAATATTCTAGGTGGTTTTGTTATCGGTATGGTGCAGCACGACCTTGATTTTTCAACTGCGGTTGAGATCTACACTCTGCTTACCATTGGTGACGGCCTAGTGGCTCAAATCCCTGGCCTACTTCTATCAATAGCCGCTGCATTGATGGTGACACGTCAAAACGAGTCTGGTGACATGGGCCAGATGATGATGAGCCAGATGTTTGACAGTCCTAAATCAATTGCTATCGCATCAGGTGTGTTGTTGATCATGGGAATTGTCCCGGGCATGCCCCATTTCGCTTTTATCTCTTTCGGTATAATCACGGCTTCTATTGCTTACTTTCTTTACCGAAAACAAGAGAGTAAGCGAGCGCATGCATTAGAGCTTGCGCAAAAATCTCCTGCTGAAACCGCTGATGCTAAACCAAAAGAGTTAAGTTGGGATGATGTACAACATGTTGACACTATTGGTTTAGAGGTGGGGTATCGTTTAATTCCTCTTGTTGATAAAGGTCAAGGCGGTGAGCTGCTTGGTCGAATAAAAGGTGTGCGTAAGAAGCTTTCTCAAGAGTTGGGCTTCTTAGTACCGGCTGTGCATATACGCGATAATTTAGATCTCTCTCCAAACAGCTATCGGATCTCTTTGATGGGAGTTGCCTCTGGTGAAGCTGATATCAGGCATGATTGTGAGTTAGCGATTAACCCTGGGCAAGTGTACGGAAAACTTGATGGGGTTGAAACTACAGATCCCGCTTTTGGCTTAGAGGCCGTTTGGATCGCTCCAGAGCTAAGAGAACACGCGCAATCATTAGGTTATACCGTCGTAGATGCTGCCACGGTTGTTGCTACTCATTTAAGTCAACTACTAACGAACAATGCGGCCAAATTACTGGGGTATGAAGAGGTTCAACAGTTGATGGATATGCTGAAGAAGCACTCTCCTAAGCTTGTGGATGGATTTATTCCTGATGTTATGCCCTTGGGGACAGTGGTTAAAGTGATGCAGAATCTACTTAATGAAGGTGTTTCTATTCGCGACCTTAAGACGATAGTGCAAACTTTGTTAGAGTATGGGCCAAAGAGTGCTGATACAGAAGTGCTTACAGCAGCGGTTCGAATTTCGTTAAAACGTATGATTGTTCAGGAGATCAGCGGGCCAGAAACTGAAATCCCTGTCATAACTTTGGCGCCAGAGTTGGAACAGATGTTGCATCAGTCTATGCAAGCGACAGGGGGGGAAGGTCCGAATATCGAACCGAGTCTTGCTGAACGAATGCAGAAGTCATTAGAAGATGCATCCCAAAGACAAGAGATGATAGGGCAACCCGCAATATTGCTTACTTCAGGTATGCTACGTTCAACCCTATCTAGGTTTGTTAAGCATACAATCCCGAATCTAAGGGTTATCTCCTATCAGGAAGTACCCGATGAAAAGCAGATAAGAATAGTGTCTGCGGTTGGCCAGTAG
- the flhF gene encoding flagellar biosynthesis protein FlhF translates to MKIKRFLAKDMRTALAQVKETLGSDAVIMSNKKVTGGIEIVAAVDYDEPKPNLQKAPKTPATPSFMDLAEEKISLGFKRPVRTETKANPAPAADSLQALLERQQSRVNQQATNKSAELEMPDWAKGLKAPEVKKAAPEVEPQQYAQRNHGNSKANSGSNQEMDAMREELASLRNLLTHQVTSLLSEQKSRTNPVGAMLESKLLEAEFSPMVATKLSDLSEHYQPAELVKALPRCLANMLDNQGDDIVRQGGVVAFVGPTGVGKTTTVAKLAARFAAHHGSDQVALITTDHYRIGAFEQLATYGKIMGCPVKQAHDLNELEQILYQFRNRKLVLIDTAGMGQRDLRLFQQLDNLAANSRLPIRSYLVLSATGQRRVLEDAVAQFKRIPLSGAVLTKLDESVSLAPALSVLIQSGLPLSYVTDGQRVPEDMQVADTLALANKALSVLNRKEQVIEQNSERSEERAYAFE, encoded by the coding sequence GTGAAGATTAAACGATTTTTAGCAAAAGATATGCGCACAGCCCTAGCTCAAGTCAAAGAGACTCTAGGCTCTGATGCTGTCATTATGTCAAATAAAAAGGTGACGGGTGGTATTGAGATTGTGGCGGCAGTTGATTATGACGAGCCAAAGCCCAATTTACAGAAAGCTCCAAAGACACCAGCGACACCAAGTTTCATGGATTTGGCTGAAGAGAAAATATCACTGGGCTTTAAAAGGCCAGTAAGAACAGAAACTAAGGCAAATCCTGCTCCCGCTGCCGATTCTTTACAAGCATTACTTGAGCGACAGCAAAGTAGAGTGAACCAACAAGCTACCAATAAAAGTGCTGAGCTGGAGATGCCTGATTGGGCGAAAGGGTTAAAAGCTCCTGAGGTTAAGAAAGCTGCTCCTGAGGTTGAACCTCAGCAATATGCGCAAAGAAACCATGGGAATTCGAAAGCTAACTCTGGGTCTAATCAAGAGATGGATGCCATGCGTGAAGAGCTGGCGTCGCTGCGTAACTTACTGACACATCAAGTGACCTCTCTATTATCTGAGCAGAAAAGCCGCACAAACCCTGTGGGCGCTATGTTAGAAAGTAAGCTGTTAGAAGCTGAGTTCTCTCCAATGGTAGCGACAAAACTATCAGATTTAAGTGAGCACTATCAGCCAGCTGAATTAGTCAAAGCTTTGCCTCGCTGTTTAGCAAATATGCTAGATAATCAAGGGGATGATATTGTTCGCCAAGGTGGTGTTGTTGCTTTTGTTGGTCCAACTGGAGTCGGTAAAACAACCACAGTTGCAAAGTTAGCTGCTCGATTTGCTGCACACCATGGTTCAGATCAAGTTGCACTGATAACAACAGATCATTATCGTATTGGAGCCTTTGAGCAATTGGCAACCTATGGCAAAATAATGGGGTGCCCAGTTAAGCAGGCTCATGATCTCAATGAGTTGGAACAAATTCTTTATCAGTTCCGTAATCGCAAGCTAGTATTGATAGATACGGCGGGCATGGGACAAAGAGATCTAAGACTTTTTCAACAACTAGATAATTTAGCTGCAAATAGCAGATTACCTATCAGGAGTTATCTGGTACTGTCAGCAACAGGACAGAGAAGAGTATTAGAAGATGCTGTCGCACAATTTAAGCGAATTCCGCTTTCGGGTGCCGTGTTAACTAAACTTGATGAGTCAGTTTCTTTAGCACCAGCGTTAAGCGTATTGATACAAAGTGGGTTACCATTAAGTTATGTTACTGATGGTCAAAGGGTTCCTGAAGATATGCAAGTTGCTGATACATTAGCATTAGCAAACAAAGCGCTGTCAGTATTAAACAGGAAAGAACAAGTAATAGAACAGAACAGTGAGCGCTCTGAAGAAAGGGCCTATGCATTTGAGTAA